The Armatimonadota bacterium genomic interval CCGTGATCGGGTTCCAGTCCGTGGAGCCGTTGGCGGCGCTGTTCCTCCCGGGTGGCTGGCCCAGGCTGGGCGCGCAGTTCGCCGCGGCCGCGGTGGTCGCGGTCGCCGGCCGCCTGAGCGCGCCTTTGCTGTGGGCGCTGTTCGTCCGCGGGATGTCGCGGGTGCTCGCGTGGCTGGGACGTGTGCCGCTGCGGGATCTGGGCGTGGCGCTCGTGGGCCTCGCGGTCGGGTTGCTGATCGCCAGCGCCGTGGGATATCTGCTCTCGGGCATCCCGGGCATTGGGGGGTACCTCCGGCTGGGCGCGCTCGTGGTCTTTGGCTACCTCGGCCTGCAGTTCGCGCTGCAGCGCCGGGAGGAACTGGCCGGGATGTTCGACCGCTCCGGACGGCGGGTGCGCGGCGCGCCGAAGGTACTGGACACCAGCGCGATCATCGACGGCCGCATCGCCGACGTGGTGCAGGCGGGGTTTCTAGAAGGTACGCTGCTCGTGCCGCGTTCGGTGCTGCGGGAGTTGCAGTCGATTTCGGACTCCACCGACCCGCGGCGCCGTGCGCGGGGGCGACGCGCACTGGATGTGCTCAACCGCCTGCAGACGGAATCTCAGGCGTTGCAGATCGTAGAGGACGAAGGTGGGGGCGACGTGGACGAGCGGGTCGTCGAACTCGCGCGCGCGCATCGGGCCAGCATCGTCACGACCGACTTCAATCTGAACCGGGTGGCCCAGCTCCAGGGCGTCCGCGTGCTGAACATCAACGATCTCAGCGGTGCACTGCGGCCGGTCGTGCTCCCGGGTGAGGAACTGCGCGTGCAGGTGATGCGCGAGGGCAAGGAGGCGGGGCAGGGCGTGGGCTATCTGGAAGACGGTACGATGATCGTCGTCGAGGGCGGTCGAGGGATGATCGGGACCGAGGTCGAGGTCGTGGCCACCAGCGTTCTGCAGACGGCCGCGGGAAGGATGATCTTCGCCCGGCCGAAGCACGACGGCGCCGGACGCCGGTCGACGGGTTGACGCGCCTCGGCCGCGCCCAACACCCCTGTCCTTCCGGGAGGTCGAGTTGGCAAGACACAAACGGCCCCGTGTGGCCGCGCTCATTGCCGCCGCCGGCCGCAGCGCGCGGATGGGGCAGGGCACGCCGAAGGTGCTGCTGTCGCTGCGACAGGTACCGGTGATCGTCCGCTCGATCCTCCCCTTCCACCACAGCCCTCATGTCGACGACATCGTCGTCGTCGCCAGCCAGGCGGCGCTTCCGAGGGTGACGCAGCTGGTCGCGAAGTACGGTCTGGGCAAGGTGTCGGCGGTGGTGGCCGGGGGCTTGAAGCGACAGCAGTCGGTCGCACTGGGGCTGCAGGCGCTGGACCAGTGTGACGTGGTGCTGGTGCACGACGGCGCGCGGCCACTGGTCACGACGGACATCATCGAGCGCGTTGTACAGGCGACGGTGGCCCATGGTGCGGCGCTCGCCGCGGTCCCGGTCCGCGACACCGCCAAGCGCGTCGACGGCGAGGTCGTGCGCGAGACGATCGACCGCGACGTCCTGGTGGCGGCCCAGACGCCGCAGGGCTTTCGCTACGAGCTGCTGCGGGCGGCGCACGAGCGCGCGCGGGCCG includes:
- a CDS encoding TRAM domain-containing protein; this encodes MAGRVAAWAGFVLGAVIGFQSVEPLAALFLPGGWPRLGAQFAAAAVVAVAGRLSAPLLWALFVRGMSRVLAWLGRVPLRDLGVALVGLAVGLLIASAVGYLLSGIPGIGGYLRLGALVVFGYLGLQFALQRREELAGMFDRSGRRVRGAPKVLDTSAIIDGRIADVVQAGFLEGTLLVPRSVLRELQSISDSTDPRRRARGRRALDVLNRLQTESQALQIVEDEGGGDVDERVVELARAHRASIVTTDFNLNRVAQLQGVRVLNINDLSGALRPVVLPGEELRVQVMREGKEAGQGVGYLEDGTMIVVEGGRGMIGTEVEVVATSVLQTAAGRMIFARPKHDGAGRRSTG
- the ispD gene encoding 2-C-methyl-D-erythritol 4-phosphate cytidylyltransferase; translated protein: MARHKRPRVAALIAAAGRSARMGQGTPKVLLSLRQVPVIVRSILPFHHSPHVDDIVVVASQAALPRVTQLVAKYGLGKVSAVVAGGLKRQQSVALGLQALDQCDVVLVHDGARPLVTTDIIERVVQATVAHGAALAAVPVRDTAKRVDGEVVRETIDRDVLVAAQTPQGFRYELLRAAHERARADGFYGTDDAALVERLGVEVHLVPGSPENLKITSPEDLVIAEALLQWREG